GCGGCGCATGACGATATTCTTCCGATATGTCGGCTTGCGCCGCGCGGGCAGGGCCACACGGCTGACTCAAACCACAATTCAAAATGGGGTTCCAAGGGGCGAAGCCCCTTGGCCGCGGGAGGCCCGTCCCTCCGCTTCTCCCCGCCCTGCTCCGCTCTGTCAGCGCACGGGCCCGGCCAGCACTTCGCGCAGCTTGTTGCCGTCCTGCAGCCCCTGGATGTAGGCGAAGCGCACGTAGGTGTGCCGTATCCGCTCCGTGAGCCCTTCCATCTCGGCCAACACTTCGGTGGCCTGTTCCTTGGCGTGCTCCTGCACCAGCTCCAGCAGCCGCTCCTCGGCCCTGCGCAGGCTCTCGAAGTAGGTGGGGGCCTCCTCGCCGGGGAGCGGGGCCTTGGTCAGGTCCTCCAGGCGGGAGGAGATGATGTCCGGGAAAACGTTCTGGGAGGCGTTCATGGCGTGCTCCTGTGGTTTCGGGTCAATTCCCTTGCAGGTAGGCGATGAAATCCCCGCGCCCGGCCAGCCTGCAATCGACGTAGAGCGCGGCGTACTCCATGTAGCGCATGGGCGTGCCGAACACGTTATAGGGCGTGTCCTCCCCCGCGAAGGCCAGGCCGTAGCATTCGGCCACGCGCGGGTTGATGGGCAGCTCGAACTCGGCGAACAGCTCCGGGCAGCGGGACCGGAATTCCTCCGGCAGGGGCGGCATGCCCAGCAGCTCCAGCCCGGCGTCGGCCGCGTGCAGCATCAGCCGGGTGCGCGGGTGGTTGATGGTGTTGAAGAGCCGCTCGGCCCTGTAGCCGCGCCGCAGCACGTCCAGGTAGGGCACGTCGCACAGGGCCTGCTTGGCCTCCTCCCGGGCGAAGGTCTCCGCCAGCATGTCCTGCAGGCCGAACATGGCGGGCAGATTGCGCGAGAGCGCCATGCGCATGACATCCGACGGGGGCAGGCCCCGGTCGAGCAGCGAGTCGAGCATGGAGTCCCGGAAGTCGATGCCCGCCTTGCCGGACCAGAACGGCCAGTACCCCTTGAAGAACATGTTCGGGTAGCACAAGGCGCGCGCCCCGGCGGGCAGCCGGGACTTCAGGAAGCCGGAAGCCAGGTCGCCCCACTGTTCGCCCAGGTGCTGGTGCAGGAGCAGGGCGCAGCGCGAGAGGCTCGCCTCGGGTATGGCCTGCCGGGTGAAGTTGACGTAAAACTCCACCCGGTACGCGGCCGAGAACTCCGGCGAGGCCGAAAGCAACGCCGCCAGAATCTCGCCCTGGCAGTTGCCGTGCAGGATGCAGAGCCGTTTGCCGTCTTCCATGAAAGCCCGTTTAGCAGACAATGTGACCGAGGAGAACACGCATGATCGCCCGCGATGAAGCCCTGGCCCTGATCGAGTCCCACAATCCCGAAAGCCACATGCTGCTGCACGCCCTGCAGTCCGAGGCGGTCATGGCGGCCATGGCCCGAAAGCTCGGGCGCGACGAGGCCCTCTGGGGCCTGACGGGGCTGCTGCACGACGTGGACTACCCCCTGACCAAGGACGCCCCCGAGCGCCACGGCCTGGAGGCCGGCGGGATGCTCGAGGGCAAGGTGCCGCAGGATGTGATTGCGGCCATCGCGGCCCACAACGGCGAGTTGACGGGAAAGGCCCCGGAGACTGAGCTGGACTTCGCCCTGCGCTGCGCCGAGTCCGTCACCGGGATCATCCACGCGGCCACGCTCATGCGCCCCACGGGCTACGAGGGCCTGGAGCCCAAGAGCGTGAAGAAGAAGATGAAGGACAAGGCCTTCGCCCGCTCCGTGCGGCGGGAGAACATCCTGGAGTGCGACAAGGCCGGGATCGGCCTGGACGAGTTTCTGGGGCTGGCTATCGGAGCGATGGCGGAGGTGAAGGCGGGGTAGATATAGCGAACAAATTGCAGGGGGAGGAAAGAGACAAGCGAGACTGGCTTCCCCAGTTTTACTTGATCAGAACATAGGCGAAATTTCCCCCGAGCCTTGATTTCGCTGAGTTGGTAGGGTCCAGGAAAATAATAAGTTCCTGGCCCCTGTCATTTATAAAGCATTTGAATCCGTACGTGGACATGCTCGCAGGGAGGTCAATTTCAAATGACACGGTTGTGTCAATACGCCAAACTCGAAATGTTGTGCTGATCCCAGTTTGGCGTATTTTCGCGAAGTTCCATTCGTGATCGGTAGCCTGTGTTTTAGTGTTGAAAAAATCCGATGGAGCTGGGACTTTGAAGAAATACTCATCGTGGTTAGAGATGACCCATATCTCGAATTGGTGCTCGCCTGGATGTGGCCATAAGACTCCACGAAAATTCCCGTCAGGGATAATGTAAGCTTTTGCAACGAATTTCAACTTACGGGGTGACCTGACCGTGATTTGATTAGACTCAAAGGGCGGGGAGATGTTTGGTGCCGTGAATATCAAGATCAACAGCAACACAAATATGGCTGTTATGGTCAAATTTTTCATGCTGGTGCTCAATAATCCACTCAAATGGCTCAGTTGCTAGTCAGTTTCGCGGAGTGATTGTTTCCCAGGGCACGTTGTTTTTATGGTCCGCCCATCCTTGTAGGCGAAGTATTCGACACATCTCGACCCACCCTGATCGACTTCTCGTCTCCCAACATCGCATGCCCACAAGAATTCCCCGATCGTCGTGGTGCCGTTGGAATCCCAATCCATCTCCTGCCAGGAATATCCTTGCTTCCAGCTGAAGAAAACGACCACGCAAAAATATAAGACCACCAGGATGGTGATGGCTGCTATGGTTGTTACAAGGGCACGCCAGAGAATTTTCAGGAGCACTCTCACGCTTGGGCGACCTCACTGCGGCCGACTGGATTGACGCCGGAATTGCAACCACTGACATAAGGGGATCTGCCTCGGCATCCCGGCGAGGTCTTCTTTCCTGTGCCATGGGTAATAAATACTGGCAAGCTCATATCGCAAAAACGAAAAAGCCCTCGGCCCAATGGGCCGGGGGCTTTTTTAACTGCGCGTTCGGTGCACGTCCCTAGAACGGATTGATCGTCCGCTCCTTGGTGAAGTGCATGTACCCCACGTTGGCGCCCAGGCGCAGCCCCACGCCGAACCGGATCGGGGCCAGAATGATGTTGCCGGACTGCTGGTAGTTCATGCCGAACCCTCCCACCACGTAGGCGCTGCCG
The sequence above is drawn from the Fundidesulfovibrio soli genome and encodes:
- a CDS encoding WcbI family polysaccharide biosynthesis putative acetyltransferase, producing MEDGKRLCILHGNCQGEILAALLSASPEFSAAYRVEFYVNFTRQAIPEASLSRCALLLHQHLGEQWGDLASGFLKSRLPAGARALCYPNMFFKGYWPFWSGKAGIDFRDSMLDSLLDRGLPPSDVMRMALSRNLPAMFGLQDMLAETFAREEAKQALCDVPYLDVLRRGYRAERLFNTINHPRTRLMLHAADAGLELLGMPPLPEEFRSRCPELFAEFELPINPRVAECYGLAFAGEDTPYNVFGTPMRYMEYAALYVDCRLAGRGDFIAYLQGN
- a CDS encoding HDIG domain-containing metalloprotein → MIARDEALALIESHNPESHMLLHALQSEAVMAAMARKLGRDEALWGLTGLLHDVDYPLTKDAPERHGLEAGGMLEGKVPQDVIAAIAAHNGELTGKAPETELDFALRCAESVTGIIHAATLMRPTGYEGLEPKSVKKKMKDKAFARSVRRENILECDKAGIGLDEFLGLAIGAMAEVKAG